The DNA segment CAGTGACTAAAAGCGTCTCTAGTGAACAGGCTATTGCTGTAATTGAAGAAGGCTATACGCATCTGGCAGAAAATCGTCCCGAAGGTTTGGAAGCAAAACTGGAAGAACTAAATGATCTTCAATTGGTCTGGCATTATATTGGAAATCTGCAAACAAGAAAAGTAAAGAAAGTAATCAATAAAATTGATTACTTTCATGCTCTGGATCGTTTGGCGTTAGCTGAAGAAATTGAAAAACGAGCGCAAAAAAGAATTTCTTGTTTTGTTCAAGTAAATGTGACAGGTGAAGTTTCCAAGAGTGGAGTAAGCCCGGATGAGCTTGACGAATTTATCAGTAATCTTTCAAAGTATTCAAAGATAAAAGTAGTTGGTTTAATGACTATGGCGCCTTTAAATGCTGAGGAGACAGTTGTTCGTACGGCTTTTGCTCATTTGAGAGGCTTACAACAGACCATTCAGGAAAAAAGCTTCTCTCATGCACCATGTACAGAACTTAGTATGGGAATGAGCAAAGATTATACTATTGCTGCTGAAGAAGGAGCAACTTTTATTCGAATCGGAACGTCTTTTTTTGAATAAGAATCAATTTCAATAAAGAAGGAAATTGATTTAAAAAGGAGGACTTTAAATGAGTATGTTAAATAATTTATCTCAATTTTTTGGTTTAAGTGATGAAGAAGAATTCGAATTAGAAACTGTGGCTGACAGTCAAGAAAACGGATCATCAAAAGCAGGAAAAAGTGAAGCTAAGCGAGAATTGAAAAATCAACGAGCTTTCAATACACGCCGTGAACCAGCAACAACGAATAAAGTTGTTTCAATGAAAAATCCAGAAAATCATTACCAATCTAAAATTGTTGTATTTGAGCCTAGAGTTTATTCTGAAGTTCAAG comes from the Carnobacterium sp. 17-4 genome and includes:
- a CDS encoding YggS family pyridoxal phosphate-dependent enzyme; its protein translation is MSSVKENCQEIERKLGLSLKKVNRERSSVQVIAVTKSVSSEQAIAVIEEGYTHLAENRPEGLEAKLEELNDLQLVWHYIGNLQTRKVKKVINKIDYFHALDRLALAEEIEKRAQKRISCFVQVNVTGEVSKSGVSPDELDEFISNLSKYSKIKVVGLMTMAPLNAEETVVRTAFAHLRGLQQTIQEKSFSHAPCTELSMGMSKDYTIAAEEGATFIRIGTSFFE
- a CDS encoding cell division protein SepF; translation: MSMLNNLSQFFGLSDEEEFELETVADSQENGSSKAGKSEAKRELKNQRAFNTRREPATTNKVVSMKNPENHYQSKIVVFEPRVYSEVQEIADLLLSNQSVILNFTRIEEDQAKRIVDFLTGTIYAISGDIQRIGEEIFLCTPKNVEIDGALSDVMQEKDFY